The stretch of DNA GTATAGATGATAAGCTGACTATTGATTTCTGCATAACCAATGTCCTAAGCCATGACTGTCACTCCCGCAGAGCCTGTCCCTGCTTGTCAGGGATCGCTGGAGTCTTTCCGCAGAATAGATTCCGGACAAGCCGGAATGACAAGATTACAGCGTACAATTAGGATATTAGATTTACAGTATTCAATTGCAATTTTTATTGAGTGATTTCTGGCTGTATTCGCAGAAGCTAAAGACATGATAAAATCTTTCCGGCAATTCGGGAAAAGATTTTTTCAGTTAATGGTGAAACCGGATTTTTTGAATATGGAACAACTCCGAGTATTGGCACGCGCCCGAGATATTCTATTATCTCCGGATTTGTTCTTTCAGCCGTGCCTTTTTTGATTCTGCCTGCATGGTTTATTATTATTCCATGAATATTTATTCCCCTGCTTTTTGCCGCCTCTATCGTAAGCAGTGTGTGGTTTATTGTACCGAGCGCGGGTCTTGAGACGATTACCACCGGCAGGCGCAGGTCTTTGATAAGGTCAAGGAAAAGATATTTTTTATATACAGGCGTCATAATTCCTCCGGCGCCTTCAACGACTGTAATATCATATTTGTTTAAAAGGTAATTATATGCTGAAGATATTTCCTGTTTTTTTATCCGGATATTTTCCATCTCTGCGGCAACCGACGGAGCAATCGGATGCCTGAACCTGTAAGGATTAATAACATCAAGGGGTTCGCTTGCGCCTGATGCGTTAATTAAAGTAATGGCATCCTGCGGTATGAGTTTCCCTTTTTGGATGTCGCATCCTGTCTCCACAGGCTTCATCGGACAGGCATTTATGCCCATTTTTTTCAGTGCGTTCAAAAGACCTGAAGCAGCATAAGTCTTGCCGACGCCTGTATCAGTGCCTGTTATGAAAATGCCTTTATGCATGGTTTCAGGATACAAGATGCAAGATACAAGACGCAAGGCAAAGGCATGTATGTCCGAGAAAGCTTTAGTGCAACACCTTGAATCATGCCATACTGCAATTCCAAAACGACTAAATTTTACAAAAACAAACTTTTAAACGCTTTGCAGTACGGCATCAAAAAATCTTGTTGCTTTCTAAAGATTTTGAGGGCATATATGCCTTTGTCAAAGATGTAAGATTTCAAGATACAAGAATCCTGTATCCTGTATCTTTTTATATAATTCTGCTGTCCAGATTAAAGACCTGTCCTGTTATCCCTGTTGTTTCAGACAAACGGCAGATAAATTCTGCAACTGCGTTAGGATTAGAAAAATCTTTTACGAGACTTTCCTCCAGCGC from Nitrospirota bacterium encodes:
- the bioD gene encoding dethiobiotin synthase; translated protein: MHKGIFITGTDTGVGKTYAASGLLNALKKMGINACPMKPVETGCDIQKGKLIPQDAITLINASGASEPLDVINPYRFRHPIAPSVAAEMENIRIKKQEISSAYNYLLNKYDITVVEGAGGIMTPVYKKYLFLDLIKDLRLPVVIVSRPALGTINHTLLTIEAAKSRGINIHGIIINHAGRIKKGTAERTNPEIIEYLGRVPILGVVPYSKNPVSPLTEKIFSRIAGKILSCL